The genomic region GGTTATTTTTGGTTTATGATATAATGGAATATGTGTCATTTGTGCACAGCGTCAACCCAAATAGAAACGTTCCCACTAGATTATTGACAGGAGACTCCTCAACAAGACAAGACCTGAACATCAAGGTCCTTATTATATGAGTTCATATTGGGCTCATTCCCAAACAGATGAACCTAAACCAGTTAGCAAAGTGAGGTGGCTGCTGTCCTGAGAGTCAGGGGCCCTGGTGCCACACAATTCAGGTCTTCTAGTGAATTCATATTGTCTTTATGGTTTTATACAACTTTTGTAATTTAAGGATCcccaaaaatgttttcatgataTATAAATTGATAACTTGTGTAGTTACCAAATTCCCCAGAACTCAAGCTGGCGTATTTTAAGTATGTTTTGTCAGCCAGCAGtttgatgaaaatgaaaatgagaaaaaaagctgaatatttatatatgataagctgacatcagcaaatgttttttagtgtttttgcTTGACAGATAACCGGCCTTTTGGTTGGTGCTGCTAATATCAAAGTATGTGAATAATCTTGAATATTTATCAACCGACAGAAAAGGTAAGAGTAGTGTAATAATAAAGTAATTGTAGTGTTTTCACCAATTGCGTTCCCTTGCAATGTCTTGTTGACGTAGTTATTAGAAATAATCTTAGTCATAAAATCCTTAACCTTAAAATCCACTTTATTACTCTCATTTACCATCAGAAATTTTAGTAATGCTACAAATGTcaacacagcactttgttaaaTTTCTTCACAGAACCATATTGATTAATGCTGTTAGTCTTGATGCGGAGGAAAGTGCACCTCATGCAGACTCAGTACTCAGTGCTAACATTAAGATGTGTTTGGGCTACATTAACACCAGGCTTTATACATGTTTTGACAGTTAAACGGTGAAATATGGTTTTTAATAGACACAAGAAACACTGCATAATGTTTTAGGCTTATTCTGTAAATACTTATTGAAATGATGACAAACACATGTATCTCTGTATTGTTACATTGTTGTCTTAAACTGCAGCTTACAGTAACTTGTGATAAAACTGTTTAAGAGTATGTCTTTGGTGTTTTAATTGTTAAAACCATTGGCAATCGcttgttttaaaacacattatccCAAAATGCATTACCTCATCTTAGTAAGGATGTTCAGTTTCTATTGATATGCAGCAGGTGAAAAAACGTCCTCACAGTTGTTACACTGAAGGAGCCATTAAGGCAAATTGTCATTGGCTTTCTACAAAATAAGTACTGTATTAATGTACACTGATCAGTCTCAACAGTAAAACAGGTGAATGGTTTTAATGTTGTAGCAGATCAGTGTAGTTTCGATTGGCCAAGCAATAGAACTcaaataaaagtacaaaatacattttaaatcactttaaaGATGTTTCAGAATGAGGTTCAAAACAGGCCAGGGATATAAACCAATCAGGGTTCACACAGACTGTTTTTGTGACTTATTACACGTTTGACATCTGCAtatctgttttgtttcctcCCCAGAGATAAACAAATTCACGAGTCTAGCGTGTGAACACAACCACCATGTGACCCTCAACACTTTAGCCACGGATCTTCATTACACTGAGAAGAAGTAAATAGGCACTGGTTTCACGATGTCGAGCCGGCGGAAATCAACCACACCTTGCATGGTGCTGTCCTCTAATTTGGTGGAACAGGAAGAGgcggaggagaaaacagagaggaccaaggaggaagaggcgacggaggaggaggtggaggggaagGTGAAGAAGGGAGCAGAGGATGGGCCGACTGCAGAGGAGCTGGGTCAGGCTGTCGTGGTCGTCCCCACGCCACCAGATACTGGTACTGTGAGATTCATTTTGACCCAAACTCCCATGTTTACGTCACTGAACAAACACCAGAGGGAAATATTTGTCACAACAAatgttatattgttattatgaatattacagatgagccCAGTGTCTCTACTGTAGAGGAGAGTGAGGTACTTGATCCCTCACTGAAACGCAGCGCTACAAACGCTCCAGAGGATCCGAGCAGCGATCAGCCGACAGAGGAGCAACAGTGTGAGACGCccgaggagggaggagcagacCCCGTGTCCGTCGCTGCCATTTCTGTCAGTAAGACACCCATCATGAGGTTGAAGACCAAGTCTGAACCCAAGAGGATCGCTGTGTCCCTGAAAGCGGCAGACGAGGCAGTGGACGGCTTTGGGGGAGGTGGTGAaggagaggtggggggagagCAGGAGCCCATTGAGGCTCCTCTGGGGCCGATGACACCTGTGGAGATGCTGCTGCATGACTCCATGAAGCTCGGTGGAAGTGGCTTGCTTGTCAGCCCGCCATCAGAGCAGCATAGGAAGTCATCCATTTTAAACCCTACAGTTCTGCCTCCTGGCCTGGCACAGGTAAAGACTCTTTCGATTATTAAAGATTTCAGTAAATTCATTACAGCAGCACAGGTGTAAGGACACTGCATATAACCCTTTCTATGTAAAATGAATATAGGTCATAAGATGTTACAGGGTGGTCATAATGCTAATTATCCTCAACATGGATGTTAGATGACAGTTTAAAGCTGGTTGTATATATCCATTGACACTTTTTCAGGACAGCAAGCTGTCAATCAGGGTGTGAGCACCACTCTCTGTATTTCAAAtatccctccatctcttccttTGTCCCAGGTGCTGTCAGCTTTCCAGGCCCAGCAGAGtgcagtggcagcagctgcagctcagcctcAGCTGCTGATTCCCCTCAGCAGCATCCCATCCTACAGCGCGGCCATGGACACCAACCCTCTGCTGGGCAGCACGTACAAGAGGTTTCCTTACCCCTCGATGGCCGAGATCAGCAGCCTGGCAGCACAGACGCAGTTCACAGAGGAGCAGATCAAGGTAGATGAAAGTGTCGGACAAAGGATGTGGTTCTTTCACTCATCTGTCTCTATAGCACCTTTTATACAGAGATCCTGTTACGAAAACCTCTCATCAGTCTACATGtgcttgtttacactaaacCACACAAGCCAGCATCATGCTTACCCAATGTGTGACTGTTAATCAGTTAGCATGCCAGCATTCAGAAATGTGACATGTAACACATAAACATTAGACCCATGCTGGTGCAGCCTTTACACAGATTAGAATGTGTGACTTCCTCTTCTGCCAACATAAACAGCATATGCATCTTCCTGTAGCTGTGAAATTCAAGAACAACCTTCCTGCCTCGATCAGGTTGTGTAAAAGGGGCTCTGCTTGTGATATAACTCAAAGGTTACAAGTAGAGGCTACCTATTCTGTATATTGTATTTAATAAAAATTGAAATTGtcactttgattttaattaagGTTTTGAATTGAATATAGTAAATAATGCCTTTTGgcttattttgtaaaataactGAGCAACTGTACTTGATCTCCACCTAGGTGTGGTTCTCAGCTCAGCGGTTGAAGCACGGTGTCAGCTGGACTcccgaggaggtggaggaggccaGAAGGAAACAGTTTAACGGCACAGTGCACACGGTGCCTCAGACCATCACTGTCATACCCGCTCACCAGCTCTCAGCTGCTGCCAACGGCCTGCAGTCCATTCTTCAGACCTGCCAGATAGTGGGCCAGCCCGGCCTGGTGTTCACACAGGTAGGTAAGGAAAGACAACGTGCCATGTCTACCAAGACTCGGCTTTGACCTTTGAATCAGGTCTGAAGCAGatggattttatttgtatttcgtTTCCATTGAGAGAATatgtaaaacaacattttgtgctGGACTTACATTTATGTTTGACGGTGGGCAGGCCTGAAGCTTGGTGCTTGCGTACTTTTGTGCTATGCTAGCTATTGATACAACGCTACAGAGAAgtacacaaaaaataaaaatccacaaCCAGGTTGTAACACACCCAAAGAAACTGTTGTAATGCCACTGCACATTATACCAAAGATGTTCTGTACTGTATCTCGTGAACCCAGGTCTTGTATCTAACAAATGCAGAGTGAATAAGTGAACTGTTGAACTGAACTGGAGTTTGGCATCTTTTCTCTTAGCAGGCTGTTCTGATAGTGGTAGTTGTTTTGGTCTGGTCAGACTCATATGTTACATATTAGAGGAAAAGAAATCCTAAAAAAAAGAGCCAGGTTTTTGTCCCTTTTCAGTTCCAAAGTGTTTAATGTCATAACCGATTAAATACTTCTCAGTCtggttaaaaatatatatatatatatatgtcgtTCTTATatgtataatttttttactCTTTGCAGGTCGGTCCAGGGGGCAACCTTCCTGTGACCAGTCCAATTACGCTGACAGTAGCAGGACTGCCTAGTCAGTCCCGGAGCTCCAGCAGAGTGTCCTGCCAGCCCACCTCAatgaacaatgagctgaaacgAGCCACCACTGTCcaacctccctctctttctccacagGTGAAGACAACCTCAAAGCTGGCTTTcagacaaatatttgtttggtaTTGTGTTCTCGTTGCTGTCAACAGACAAGTTGTACCTGTGTAACATAAAACgtttccccttctctctctaaggAGAACTCGGCCCTCTGCGCTGACACATTCAGTATGAGGCCTAAGAAGTCCAAAGAGCAGCTGGCGGAGCTGAAAGCCAGCTACCTGAAAAACCACTTTGTCACTGATGCAGAAATCGCGAGGCTCATGGAGATCACCAGCTTGACCAAGGGAGAGATCAAGAAGTGGTTCAGTGACACCCGGTACAACCAGCGCAACTCCAAGAACAGCAACGTCATTGTTTTCCAAGATGGAGGGGGTAGAGGAGGTGGCAGCTGTAGTAGCAGTGCCACCATTGTTATTGACTCCAGTGATGATAACCCCACTTCTCCCCTTCCTCCCTACACACCTcctgtgaaggagacacggcCCAAAACCTGGAACCCATTCCCAGACTTTACTCTGCAGAAGTTTAAAGAGAAGACACCGGAGCagctggtggtgctggaggaGAGCTTCGAGAAGAGCATCAACCCATTAGATGAAGAGCTGAGCCGCCTGAGGACAGAGACGAAACTGACGAGGAGGGAGATCGACGCGTGGTTCACTGAGAGACGAAAAATGCCATCTGTCAGTACCTCTCCAGATTCTTCAGACGGAGGGCAGATGGAGACGGAAGGAGCAaaagcaggagaaagaggaggaacctCTTCTTCACCTTCCGCCACCTCGTCTCGTAGAGGCAGTCAAACGCCGCCTGGAGGTCGCAGTAGGAATCTGCCCTCCACCAGCAGCGGCAAGAAAGACATAAAAGATAAGAGCAAAAAGACTCCAGAGCAGCTCCACATTCTGAAAAGTGCCTTTGTGCGGACCCAGTGGCCCACACCAGAGGAGTACGGCCAGCTGGCAGAAGAGAGCGGCCTTCCTCGGTCTTACATCGTCAGCTGGTTCGGTGACTCTCGCTACTCCTGGAAGAACGGAAACCTGAAATGGTTCTTTCAGTACCAGAGTGGTAACGTAGAGGGAGCGagcatgggaggaggaggaactaaAATGGGAAACAACGGCGGCAGAAAAAGACGCGGCCGAAACCGTGGGTGGGGTCGTTCCCGAACCAGGAAGCAGCCAAGAAGGTCCGCCTCCTCCAGTGTAGATACTGACAGATCTCCCCCTGCGAAGAAATTCAAGACTGGGAGGGAGATCCTGAGGGAGTACTACCTGAAGCACCACTTCCTCAACGAGCAGGACCTGGATGAGCTTGTCACCAAGACCAACATGAGCTATGAACAGGTAATGTTGATTAGGATGTGAGAAAACAAGGACATGTATCACTCTGTTATTGTCAGCTGTCAACCGGGGCCCCATCTCCCTAAAGCCTCTGAAAAGAACAGTGTGCAAGATATACTTTCAGTAATGAAAGTAaatattacaattattattttactatATTTCTTTACTTATCTTGCAATTTCCAGTTTCATTGAGAATTGGTTGGGAGGGGACGAGGataatgttttcatttggttaTTATGACCTTAATCTAAGAAATGAGTTTTCATTTGCTTAGAATAAGCTCTTCCTATTTTTCTAAAATGGACAAACCcaacactggttctgcagatgGTCTTGCACCTTTTTATGTTACATGAAGGCCACCGTACCTTCTCCTACACGCTCTGAAAGGGAAGGGTGAGGCGAGGGCTTTCCAGTTGCTTTTAGtctgcaacctcaccactagaggtcactacAATCTGTTTCCTTATCCTACTTATGATTCCTGGTGCACCAGCTGAATCAATGTGCTCTCTTTCCCAAACTGACTTTCCCAAATCATGAATCTTAAagtgaaacaaactgaaaatgttgtGATTTTATAATATAGTGCAGCTCATAGGCAGTTACTAAAGTGATTTCATCATTATTTCCAACATCAGCATTCATCCAGCATTTCCTGTTGGAGTTTAAGAGCGTTTGTAGCAACACTTCTTATAATGATCGTTATCGGGAGATTGGCAGGATTTTAGAAACACTGAGGTCAGGACTTCATGCATCGAGCAGAACTCCAATCAAACAACTTATATTTAGTAGAAAAATAGGAATTGTGTAAAAGTAGAGTTTAACCTACCATCATATAAATACAACTGCTAAAACGCCTGAAATATCACTAATGACAGAACCTTGATGTCCTCAATAATAGCCGCAACCCTGCTGTTGTCTTTATCTCTTCCTGTAAAGGTGAGGGAGTGGTTTGCTGAGGTCCAGCGGCGCTTGGACGTAGGTGCAGATCCCTTCCAGGAGCCGGCTGCCGAAAGggcggagggaggagaggagagagaggaggcgcAGGGAGAGGCGTCAGTGGCCCCCGAGGACCAGACCGGAACTGGGAtgggagatgaagaagatgatgaagaagatgaggaggaggatgccgACGACACGGATGACAGTGAGGTTTGGGAACCATCGCGTAGCGTCAGGAAATCCTTGTCAGTTTCTGAAGACTAATGATTGTGGAAAGTGATGGTGAAACATTACAGAATGTTACAAGAGACGTGATCAATGCTGGAGGACAGTTAGCCGAACCAAGTCTTTTTTGCCACTGATTTTCTTTTGTACACATTAGCAACGTTGATGAACTGTTTTTTCAAACTATCTCTGAATCATGTCTAGATGCGACTAACAGATGGACCATAACTTTAACTCTCTCAACACTTACCTTATTAACTGTAGGTGATGTGACACATTGTAGACAATAATTGTGAATACGAATACCATGAAGTGCAATCTTCAAGCTGAGCTAAAGATGAGAACTGATGAAAAAGTTGCCCCAAAAGATGGTATATCCAGGCACACCCATACACCGTTCTTCAGAAACAGTTGAGGAATACTGACTGTtgtaaattcattattttttggaGGAACTGACAGCTCCAATGTCCAGCATGCTCCTATTTAAATTTGCACTCCTTCATTGCTTAAATGAAGCCAATAAggaagattttatttttcacatttatgcTGCATTTCCCTAAGAAGTAGtgtgtgatgctgttgtgaGCGCAGGACTAAATTCTTACTTTGATCCCAAGCATTATGAATGATTTACTTGTGGTCCCAAACTAACTGCACACTATTTTAACAAAGGTGCTTAGAAACCTATCACCAGATGTCACTGCTGAGCAATCTCCCTAATAATCCAGCATTCATCTCATAGAGGAGCTGGTTGATTTGACACATTACGGCATGTTCTTTAAAGCACCTGTGAAGATCGACCAGGTTGTGTGAGCTGGAAATATTGGATTGATAATGACAGTGTAAATCAGGTATGTCATCTTTAAATGACAGGAAAAGTACCTTAACGCTGAATGAATGCCAATGCCATGATGCTTTTAAATAACGCAGTATGTCTGCGCCAGTCTTCCCTTAAAAGTGACTCATTTGTCATTAATATTATCGCTATAGATTTTTAACGGAGCACCTACAGATCTGATGGAGGAATTCCACAGTATGGGTTAAATATGCACTGctattaatgttttttaacaaCACCTTCACCTTTTGATAGAATTCATCCCGTGCTACTATCAACGTTTGGAAAGAGGTTATGTAAATTCAGATAGCACGAGGCTTTTGTGCCAGAACTGAATGTGTGGAGCAGCGAGCTTCAGTTTGAAGCAGAGGCCCTGTTTGTTAACTGAATGATGAGGCAGACATGTAGGTCCAatgacataaaaacaaacagaagtaTCCCTGCTGCAGCATTTCACTTAGAGTTTGCTTGTGGTGGGATTCTGATGGGATTGACTGTGTTTTGTTTCCAATGGGGGATGCATGTAAATACAAGcaccagctgcagctccagtgtGAATTGAAAGTAAATCGATCCGCATGTTTTCCCCTGACAAGACTGCTATCACCACCAAATCACCGACTTTTTGCCTTTAGGTTTAGGCTCATGTTAAAAATGAGGCCTGAGAATTATTGTTAGTCCTGACCCGTACTTTAAGAAGCACTGTTTAAcagtat from Pleuronectes platessa chromosome 10, fPlePla1.1, whole genome shotgun sequence harbors:
- the LOC128449818 gene encoding zinc fingers and homeoboxes protein 1, with product MSSRRKSTTPCMVLSSNLVEQEEAEEKTERTKEEEATEEEVEGKVKKGAEDGPTAEELGQAVVVVPTPPDTDEPSVSTVEESEVLDPSLKRSATNAPEDPSSDQPTEEQQCETPEEGGADPVSVAAISVSKTPIMRLKTKSEPKRIAVSLKAADEAVDGFGGGGEGEVGGEQEPIEAPLGPMTPVEMLLHDSMKLGGSGLLVSPPSEQHRKSSILNPTVLPPGLAQVLSAFQAQQSAVAAAAAQPQLLIPLSSIPSYSAAMDTNPLLGSTYKRFPYPSMAEISSLAAQTQFTEEQIKVWFSAQRLKHGVSWTPEEVEEARRKQFNGTVHTVPQTITVIPAHQLSAAANGLQSILQTCQIVGQPGLVFTQVGPGGNLPVTSPITLTVAGLPSQSRSSSRVSCQPTSMNNELKRATTVQPPSLSPQENSALCADTFSMRPKKSKEQLAELKASYLKNHFVTDAEIARLMEITSLTKGEIKKWFSDTRYNQRNSKNSNVIVFQDGGGRGGGSCSSSATIVIDSSDDNPTSPLPPYTPPVKETRPKTWNPFPDFTLQKFKEKTPEQLVVLEESFEKSINPLDEELSRLRTETKLTRREIDAWFTERRKMPSVSTSPDSSDGGQMETEGAKAGERGGTSSSPSATSSRRGSQTPPGGRSRNLPSTSSGKKDIKDKSKKTPEQLHILKSAFVRTQWPTPEEYGQLAEESGLPRSYIVSWFGDSRYSWKNGNLKWFFQYQSGNVEGASMGGGGTKMGNNGGRKRRGRNRGWGRSRTRKQPRRSASSSVDTDRSPPAKKFKTGREILREYYLKHHFLNEQDLDELVTKTNMSYEQVREWFAEVQRRLDVGADPFQEPAAERAEGGEEREEAQGEASVAPEDQTGTGMGDEEDDEEDEEEDADDTDDSEVWEPSRSVRKSLSVSED